In one window of Helianthus annuus cultivar XRQ/B chromosome 17, HanXRQr2.0-SUNRISE, whole genome shotgun sequence DNA:
- the LOC110925314 gene encoding DNA ligase 1-like, protein MYPRFVQMLINDQYKDAQNDGNLYKFHIPTSRQFTEIKTNEWVLLHDWMYRAERLPLVKEAYRKYKEAVREKQQRAAQAQAEAAAKEERSKGKRKEKQAAEDEPPKKKKAPESTERFMGTSIRAAESEEHRQHVRDMREIHALQEKEKREKKLKQKEMSASERPETVAEEVQSLNDFVDTLIVDPDEISASKGSSKVSPVKPTSISKPPVPPQRVRPFQELYDKLIKDTGPSVAKEICLLKNQVNDTNFLREKIKDQRKKNKEMNAYMAKQSKFIRFQQAGLEKMYRMMRNMCEQMKVKPMFSFEEIFDFEAFMEEETTRKEKEAEAKKKRLESVEKVTEGNESDEEEVDRDDMPARFIEWGLEEEVL, encoded by the coding sequence ATGTATCCAAGATTCGTTCAGATGCTGATCAATGACCAATACAAAGATGCACAAAACGATGGAAACCTCTACAAATTTCACATCCCTACAAGCCGTCAGTTTACAGAAATAAAGACTAATGAATGGGTGTTGTTGCACGACTGGATGTATCGAGCTGAGAGATTGCCTCTAGTAAAGGAAGCATATAGAAAGTACAAGGAAGCTGTTCGAGAAAAACAACAACGAGCTGCTCAAGCTCAAGCTGAGGCAGCTGCAAAAGAAGAGCGCTCTAagggaaaaaggaaagaaaagcAGGCGGCTGAAGATGAACCACCCAAAAAGAAAAAGGCACCGGAAAGTACTGAAAGATTTATGGGTACTAGCATAAGGGCGGCTGAGTCCGAAGAACATCGCCAGCATGTCAGAGATATGAGAGAAATCCACGCCTTGCAAGAAAAAGAAAAGAGGGAAAAGAAACTCAAGCAAAAAGAGATGTCAGCCTCAGAAAGACCAGAGACTGTTGCTGAGGAAGTTCAGTCGTTGAATGATTTTGTAGATACATTGATTGTTGATCCTGATGAAATTTCAGCAAGCAAGGGCTCCTCTAAAGTATCCCCTGTGAAACCAACTAGCATTTCAAAGCCTCCAGTCCCTCCAcaaagggttcgtccctttcaaGAGCTCTACGATAAATTGATCAAAGACACCGGTCCCTCGGTTGCCAAAGAAATCTGTCTGCTGAAGAACCAAGTAAACGACACGAACTTTCTGAGGGAAAAGATTAAGGATCAGCGCAAGAAAAATAAAGAAATGAACGCCTACATGGCTAAGCAATCCAAGTTCATCAGATTCCAGCAGGCGGGGTTAGAAAAAATGTACAGAATGATGAGAAACATGTGTGAGCAAATGAAAGTAAAGCCCATGTTCTCATTTGAAGAAATCTTCGACTTTGAAGCGTTCATGGAAGAAGAAACTACTAGAAAAGAAAAGGAGGCTGAGGCTAAGAAAAAGCGTTTGGAATCGGTCGAGAAGGTAACTGAGGGAAATGAAAGTGATGAAGAGGAAGTGGACCGAGATGATATGCCAGCCAGATTTATCGAATGGGGCCTGGAAGAGGAAGTTCTCTAA